One window of Daphnia carinata strain CSIRO-1 chromosome 7, CSIRO_AGI_Dcar_HiC_V3, whole genome shotgun sequence genomic DNA carries:
- the LOC130688109 gene encoding putative ankyrin repeat protein RF_0381, which yields MASEYDDGHYTTTMENTDSDNEDVYYKLGSLGSISNTEPYEYDDEASVFQSDDDRSETEYRSDKYDPPAGDEKGGFNHDPEAHITISCGNCMLKTFPLLAAGEAASIRIERMATIAAEEGQLILEIMNHPRKTLRKFLKKNEEEGRATGRSVGSMLDTKFPNGRTLLHESVNKKRYDVTDLLLTFGANINIVENGETIAHRAAADNNEHLLRTLAYHKCQFSEWNCLGETPLMVAIALRNEECIDFLWVTPLIKQLSRDGETVLHYAARFNNKKEYVNSAYLHGVNMNQKSLTRRETALIVAVRYGNPKIVEVLLRNEARYDEPDGLGNDAMDYIGENEEIAKVFLNRNITPKKKGQKTLIIHYDRERRCKKRRGSASEED from the coding sequence ATGGCTAGCGAGTACGACGATGGACACTACACCACGACAATGGAAAACACTGACAGCGACAATGAAGACGTGTACTATAAGTTAGGAAGTCTTGGAAGTATTTCCAACACTGAGCCATACGAGTATGACGACGAAGCGAGTGTGTTTCAAAGTGACGACGATCGGAGCGAAACGGAATACAGAAGTGACAAATACGACCCACCCGCAGGCGACGAAAAAGGAGGATTCAATCATGACCCAGAAGCGCATATCACTATCAGTTGCGGTAACTGCATGCTTAAGACTTTCCCTTTGTTAGCCGCGGGGGAGGCAGCCAGTATACGCATCGAAAGGATGGCTACTATAGCGGCCGAGGAAGGCCAGTTAATCTTAGAAATAATGAACCACCCCcgaaaaacattaagaaaatttctgaagaaaaacgaagaagagggaagaGCAACAGGGAGGAGCGTAGGAAGTATGTTAGACACGAAATTCCCAAACGGAAGAACCCTGCTCCATGAAagtgtaaacaaaaaaagatacgaCGTCACGGATTTACTATTAACGTTCGGCGCCAACATCAACATCGTGGAAAATGGCGAAACAATAGCTCACCGAGCCGCAGCGGACAACAATGAACACCTACTCAGAACTCTAGCGTACCACAAGTGTCAGTTTAGCGAATGGAACTGTCTAGGGGAAACTCCCCTAATGGTGGCTATTGCATTAAGAAACGAAGAATGTATCGATTTCCTGTGGGTAACTCCACTGATAAAACAATTGAGTCGCGATGGAGAAACCGTTCTGCACTACGCGGCAAGATTCAATAACAAGAAAGAGTACGTCAACAGTGCATACCTGCATGGAGTAAACATGAACCAAAAGTCCTTGACGCGCCGCGAAACGGCCCTTATTGTAGCCGTACGATACGGAAACCCTAAAATCGTGGAAGTACTGTTAAGAAACGAGGCCAGATACGACGAACCAGACGGCCTAGGAAATGACGCCATGGATTACATCGGCGAGAACGAAGAAATAGCGAAAGTATTCCTTAACAGAAACAtaaccccgaaaaaaaaaggccagaaAACGCTGATAATACACTACGACCGAGAAAGGAGATGCAAGAAGAGGAGAGGATCAGCATCGGAAGAAGATTAA